One Marinobacter panjinensis DNA segment encodes these proteins:
- a CDS encoding patatin-like phospholipase family protein translates to MTQPRTSVRSANSKALVVEGGAMRGIFAAGVLDAFLEHDYQPFWRAYGVSAGSTNLIGYLAGDHGRNRKIITGHACQPDFIDWKRFARGGHLCDVRWLWSQSFADVPLNLENYLSGTTELWVTTTSARTGKAHYFRIDEHNMHDVFTASCAIPIAYRDYPEINGEPMTDGGVADAIPVIRAYDDGARDITVVLSRPAGYRKKPTKFAFVPKRLFRDYPALAEASLRRAERYNATLSFIENPPGDCTIRLIVPPTEFAVGRLTRNPELLEQGYQEGHQAGLTYLETCLEEMS, encoded by the coding sequence ATGACTCAACCCCGGACGAGCGTCCGCTCTGCCAATTCAAAAGCCCTTGTGGTCGAGGGCGGCGCCATGCGCGGCATATTCGCTGCGGGTGTTCTCGACGCCTTCCTTGAGCACGACTACCAGCCCTTCTGGCGAGCCTATGGCGTTTCAGCCGGCTCCACCAATCTGATTGGCTACCTGGCTGGAGACCACGGGCGCAATCGCAAAATCATCACCGGCCATGCCTGCCAACCGGATTTCATTGACTGGAAGCGGTTTGCCCGGGGCGGGCACCTGTGTGATGTCCGTTGGCTCTGGAGTCAGTCGTTTGCCGATGTGCCGTTGAATCTGGAGAACTACCTGTCGGGGACAACCGAATTATGGGTTACGACGACCTCCGCCCGTACCGGGAAAGCGCATTATTTCCGGATTGATGAGCACAACATGCACGACGTGTTCACCGCGTCCTGCGCCATACCCATCGCCTACCGGGATTATCCGGAAATCAACGGCGAACCCATGACGGATGGCGGAGTGGCCGATGCCATACCGGTCATCAGGGCCTATGACGACGGCGCCCGTGACATTACCGTAGTTCTGTCACGCCCTGCCGGATACCGTAAAAAACCCACAAAGTTCGCATTTGTGCCAAAGCGCCTGTTCCGGGACTATCCGGCGCTCGCTGAGGCGTCGCTTCGCCGTGCCGAGCGGTACAATGCCACGCTTTCATTTATCGAAAACCCACCCGGGGATTGCACTATCCGTTTGATTGTTCCGCCCACCGAGTTTGCAGTGGGCCGATTAACACGGAATCCGGAGCTTCTGGAACAGGGCTATCAGGAAGGGCATCAAGCAGGCCTGACCTATCTTGAGACCTGTCTTGAAGAGATGAGCTGA
- a CDS encoding HupE/UreJ family protein, which translates to MLSPRFDRQWRTPTAARGYLLVWIFLTLGLLGISADVLAHAVAQGDKGYIQEITGVNLIAFMYLGAKHMVTGYDHLLFLLGVIFFLYRMQHIAIYVSLFALGHSATMLLGVYFNVGINSYLIDAIIGLSVVYKALDNLGAYQRWFGFQPNTKAATLIFGFFHGFGLSTKIIEYDISPDGLLPNLLAFNVGVEIGQLIALAMILIVMSFWRKTDGFFRHAYTANVAMMSAGFLLIGYQLTGYFIA; encoded by the coding sequence ATGCTGTCACCCCGGTTTGACAGGCAATGGCGTACCCCCACAGCCGCCCGTGGATACCTTCTCGTCTGGATTTTCCTCACGCTCGGGTTGCTGGGGATAAGCGCCGATGTACTGGCCCATGCCGTAGCTCAAGGTGACAAGGGATACATCCAGGAAATCACCGGCGTAAATCTTATTGCCTTCATGTATCTGGGGGCCAAACACATGGTCACCGGCTATGACCACCTTCTGTTCCTTCTCGGGGTCATCTTCTTCCTCTACCGGATGCAGCACATCGCAATCTACGTGAGCCTGTTTGCGCTGGGGCATTCCGCCACCATGCTGCTGGGGGTGTATTTCAATGTCGGCATCAACAGCTATCTCATTGACGCCATCATCGGTCTCTCGGTGGTGTACAAGGCCCTGGATAACCTGGGCGCATACCAGCGCTGGTTCGGCTTTCAGCCCAATACCAAAGCCGCCACACTGATCTTTGGTTTTTTCCATGGCTTTGGTCTGTCCACCAAGATCATTGAGTACGACATCTCCCCGGATGGGCTGCTTCCGAACCTGCTCGCGTTCAACGTGGGTGTGGAGATAGGCCAGCTCATTGCCCTGGCCATGATCCTGATTGTCATGAGTTTCTGGCGTAAAACCGATGGCTTTTTCCGCCATGCCTACACGGCCAACGTGGCCATGATGAGCGCAGGCTTCCTGCTCATCGGTTATCAGCTCACCGGCTACTTTATTGCCTGA
- a CDS encoding TIGR04283 family arsenosugar biosynthesis glycosyltransferase — translation MSESLSLSVIVPVWCEASSIQSFLQSLRQVRAAGHELIVVDGGSDDGTAELAAPWSDQVLIGDKGRALQMNTGADAARGNVLLFLHADTLLPDAALEHLQHFFTSQEQWGRFDVRLSGQRAIFRVVAWFMNRRSRLTGIATGDQAMFVRTSVFRALQGFAPIPLMEDVELSKRLCSLSRPYCIGDPVTTDSRRWEQGGAWHTIFLMWRLRWRYWRGESPESLAAAYRADVRHADS, via the coding sequence TTGTCTGAATCGCTTTCGCTGAGCGTCATCGTGCCCGTTTGGTGCGAGGCGTCATCCATTCAGTCTTTTCTGCAGTCCCTGCGGCAGGTGCGCGCCGCGGGGCATGAACTCATTGTGGTGGACGGCGGCAGTGATGATGGCACGGCAGAGCTGGCAGCTCCCTGGAGCGATCAGGTACTGATCGGGGATAAAGGCCGGGCCCTTCAGATGAATACGGGGGCGGATGCGGCGCGAGGCAATGTGTTGCTGTTTTTGCATGCTGACACCTTGTTGCCGGATGCTGCCCTTGAGCACCTTCAGCACTTCTTCACCAGTCAGGAACAGTGGGGGCGTTTTGATGTGCGACTCAGCGGCCAGCGGGCTATTTTCCGTGTGGTGGCCTGGTTCATGAATCGGCGCAGCCGGCTGACCGGCATAGCCACGGGCGATCAGGCGATGTTTGTTCGCACCTCGGTGTTCCGGGCGCTGCAGGGGTTTGCGCCGATTCCGTTGATGGAGGATGTAGAGCTGAGCAAGCGGCTTTGCAGCCTTTCACGGCCTTATTGCATCGGTGATCCGGTCACAACAGACAGTCGGCGGTGGGAGCAGGGCGGCGCCTGGCACACCATTTTTCTGATGTGGAGGCTGCGTTGGCGGTATTGGCGGGGAGAGTCCCCGGAGTCGCTGGCGGCAGCCTATCGGGCGGATGTACGACATGCAGATAGTTGA
- a CDS encoding TIGR04282 family arsenosugar biosynthesis glycosyltransferase codes for MQIVDPDSVLVMQFAKWPEAGRVKTRLMPELGAEGAMNAHVRLSLAVLENLVASGYDVRFLWDRPLETIPDAASPINERLEYHGVGCDWQQGDVLGERMTRALDTGLQKASKAVIVGSDCPSVDAEYVRLAVAALDEVDVVLGPSDDGGYVLIGARTIVPDMLADVAWGTENALEQTCDRLTRAGLTFALLPEKWDVDEPEDWRRFIGQSSG; via the coding sequence ATGCAGATAGTTGATCCGGATTCGGTTCTGGTCATGCAGTTTGCCAAGTGGCCGGAGGCTGGCCGGGTTAAAACCCGCCTGATGCCGGAGCTTGGCGCGGAAGGAGCTATGAACGCCCATGTGCGGCTCAGCCTTGCCGTGCTTGAGAATCTCGTTGCCAGTGGTTATGACGTCCGGTTTTTGTGGGACCGGCCGCTGGAAACCATTCCTGACGCTGCCTCGCCCATTAATGAACGCCTTGAATACCATGGCGTGGGTTGCGACTGGCAGCAGGGTGATGTTCTGGGCGAGCGCATGACGCGGGCGCTGGACACCGGTCTTCAGAAGGCGAGCAAGGCGGTGATTGTGGGCAGCGATTGCCCGTCGGTGGATGCCGAATATGTCCGCCTGGCGGTTGCCGCGCTGGATGAGGTCGATGTGGTACTGGGGCCGTCGGACGATGGCGGCTATGTATTGATTGGTGCCCGCACAATCGTTCCGGATATGCTGGCCGATGTGGCCTGGGGTACCGAGAACGCACTGGAGCAGACTTGCGATAGGCTCACCCGGGCCGGGCTGACCTTTGCGCTGCTTCCGGAAAAGTGGGATGTGGATGAGCCTGAAGACTGGCGCCGGTTTATCGGCCAGTCTTCAGGCTGA
- the ligD gene encoding non-homologous end-joining DNA ligase: MTEQDYGGYQVELSHTDKVFFPDARITKGELLEYHERIADIMLPHIQQRPLTLNRFPDGIGKEGFFQQSRGDYFPDWLDALDVDHGGSTGHVEHMLANHQASLVYLVNQGTVSFHSWLSRTDHLKTPDQVIFDLDPPGSDFEPVRQAAHLVANGMRQCGLTPFVKTTGSRGLHVVAPLRPEADFEQVRSLARALAQALADAYPEQLTTEQRKQKRRGRLYLDIMRNAFGQTAVAPYSVRAKPHAPIATPLEWDELENQELGPQRFTLANIFRRMGHRDDPWQDMHRKAVSIKTFEEGVSGLENEDL, encoded by the coding sequence ATGACTGAGCAGGACTACGGTGGCTACCAGGTTGAGCTTTCCCATACTGACAAGGTTTTCTTCCCTGATGCCCGGATTACAAAGGGCGAGCTCCTGGAATACCATGAGCGCATCGCCGACATCATGCTGCCCCATATCCAGCAACGCCCGCTTACACTGAACCGATTCCCTGACGGCATTGGCAAAGAAGGCTTTTTCCAGCAGTCACGGGGAGACTACTTTCCGGACTGGCTGGACGCGTTGGACGTGGATCATGGGGGCAGCACCGGCCACGTCGAGCACATGCTGGCAAACCACCAGGCCAGTCTGGTCTATCTGGTAAACCAGGGTACGGTCAGCTTTCACAGTTGGCTGAGCAGGACAGACCACCTGAAAACACCGGATCAGGTAATCTTTGATCTTGACCCGCCCGGGAGCGACTTTGAGCCGGTGCGCCAGGCTGCTCATCTGGTGGCAAATGGCATGCGCCAGTGCGGCCTGACCCCCTTTGTTAAAACAACGGGTTCCCGGGGGCTGCATGTAGTGGCTCCATTAAGGCCGGAGGCAGACTTCGAGCAGGTGCGGTCGCTGGCCCGGGCGCTCGCGCAAGCACTGGCCGACGCCTACCCGGAACAACTGACCACCGAACAGCGCAAACAGAAGCGCCGGGGCAGGCTCTACCTGGACATCATGCGAAATGCCTTCGGACAAACCGCTGTGGCCCCCTACTCAGTCCGGGCCAAGCCTCATGCCCCCATAGCCACGCCCCTGGAGTGGGACGAACTGGAAAACCAGGAGCTGGGGCCCCAGCGCTTCACTCTGGCCAATATCTTCAGGAGGATGGGGCATCGCGATGATCCCTGGCAAGACATGCACAGGAAGGCTGTCAGCATCAAGACGTTCGAGGAAGGGGTTTCGGGGTTAGAGAACGAGGATCTTTAG
- a CDS encoding insulinase family protein codes for MHPGIHGFAHGFPGLTKGFVLVLLLAFSSAVLANTSPVKSPNDDNQYRYVELENQLRVLLISAPESDKAAASMNVAVGSGDDPADREGLSHFLEHMLFLGTEKYPDPGEYQQFIKSHGGSHNAFTAFQDTNYFFDVQDEHLDDALDRFAEQFSAPLFTPELVDRERQAVHSEFSAKQKEDGRRFYSVKKAISNPEHAFNQFAVGNLTTLENTDERPLRPDLIDFWKQHYSSNLMTLAVYGPQSLDELETMVRGRFDRIENRNLTAEVHDEPLFSPDRLPAKVTVDALKDIRSLSLTFPIPSQQENYRDKPANYVASLLGHEGPGSLFDVLKRAGLVESLSAGGGMDTGEEATLELNMSLTPEGLEEQEKILELTFAYIDKVRNEGIARHRFEEMKQLAQIDFRFREKNQPVQEVMHLSQQMRHVAPEDVLRAPWMMEDYAPDRYQAILARLAPDNVLVSVLEPEPDIENPSLTQWYDAAFKIKPLDTSAVRTADENPLVASLALPLENPFIPEELGMISGPTMDKPVSMGTISGMEVWYARDTRFETPKANVYLSLRTPATRASARSNVLSTLLVDAINTNVNAWAYPAQLAGLDYSIYPHLRGITIRVGGYSDKLHTLMARLLTQVAEPELTEQRFNIARQKMIDRLLNKAKERPVQQTSEFIQTLLIEGAWSTEDKLRAAREVTLDELRSFADAFLAQVDPVLLTHGNMSYASALNLTKRVHAMVLDESELVTVERSTLRSLPEDETSLPLEVDHPDTGYTLYVQGRNTSFEERAVFRLLGQIISSPFYEELRTNRQLGYIVYATPFEMLETPALGFVVQSPEASSEQIDKAVQEFSKTFRGTLSEMSEQDLQREKQAVLSKLMEQDRRLGEISERYWREIDRGETGFDSREKLAEAINGVSRETLIETLENQVIERQKALRVFTVGDAPNNTTAIEQLMQRPTVPEA; via the coding sequence ATGCACCCAGGCATTCATGGATTTGCCCACGGTTTCCCTGGCCTGACGAAAGGCTTTGTTCTGGTACTTCTTCTTGCCTTCAGCTCAGCGGTACTGGCCAACACCTCCCCCGTCAAAAGCCCGAACGACGACAACCAATACCGCTACGTCGAGCTGGAAAATCAGCTTCGGGTGCTGCTGATATCCGCGCCAGAATCTGACAAGGCGGCAGCTTCCATGAACGTCGCCGTCGGCAGCGGCGATGACCCCGCCGACCGGGAAGGCCTCTCCCACTTCCTTGAGCACATGCTGTTCCTGGGCACGGAAAAATACCCGGACCCGGGAGAGTACCAGCAGTTCATCAAGAGCCACGGCGGCAGCCATAACGCCTTTACCGCGTTTCAGGACACCAACTATTTCTTTGATGTTCAGGACGAACACCTGGATGACGCCCTGGACCGCTTCGCCGAACAGTTCTCCGCCCCGCTATTCACACCGGAGCTGGTCGACCGTGAACGCCAGGCCGTGCACTCCGAGTTCAGTGCCAAACAGAAGGAAGACGGCCGCCGCTTCTACTCCGTAAAGAAGGCCATCAGTAACCCGGAACATGCCTTCAACCAGTTTGCCGTGGGCAACCTGACCACCCTGGAAAACACCGATGAGCGCCCCCTGCGCCCTGACCTGATTGATTTCTGGAAACAGCACTACTCCTCCAACCTGATGACACTGGCGGTTTATGGCCCACAATCTCTGGATGAACTGGAAACCATGGTGCGGGGGCGGTTCGACCGCATTGAAAACCGCAACCTGACGGCGGAAGTCCATGACGAGCCACTTTTCAGTCCGGACAGACTGCCAGCCAAAGTAACGGTGGATGCCCTCAAGGACATACGCAGCCTGTCGCTGACGTTCCCGATTCCCTCGCAACAGGAAAACTACCGCGACAAACCCGCCAACTACGTCGCCAGCCTGCTCGGCCACGAAGGCCCGGGCAGCCTTTTCGACGTGCTGAAGCGGGCCGGACTCGTGGAGAGCCTGTCTGCGGGTGGCGGCATGGATACCGGCGAAGAAGCCACGCTGGAACTGAACATGTCGCTGACGCCGGAAGGTCTTGAAGAGCAGGAGAAGATCCTTGAACTCACCTTTGCCTACATCGACAAGGTGAGAAACGAGGGCATTGCCCGGCATCGTTTTGAAGAAATGAAACAGCTGGCACAAATCGATTTCCGGTTCCGGGAAAAAAACCAGCCGGTTCAGGAAGTCATGCACCTGTCGCAGCAAATGCGGCACGTGGCACCGGAGGATGTCCTGCGGGCGCCCTGGATGATGGAGGATTACGCACCTGACCGGTACCAGGCCATCCTGGCGCGTCTTGCGCCGGATAATGTGCTGGTTTCGGTGCTGGAACCTGAGCCAGACATCGAGAACCCCAGCCTGACCCAGTGGTACGACGCCGCCTTCAAAATCAAGCCACTCGATACCAGTGCCGTCAGAACAGCTGATGAGAACCCTTTGGTGGCCAGCCTGGCGCTGCCCCTTGAGAACCCGTTTATCCCCGAGGAACTGGGGATGATCTCCGGCCCGACCATGGACAAGCCGGTTTCCATGGGAACCATCAGCGGCATGGAGGTGTGGTACGCCAGGGATACCCGCTTTGAAACCCCCAAGGCCAACGTTTATCTGAGCCTGCGCACCCCGGCCACCCGGGCGTCTGCCCGCAGTAATGTCCTTTCCACATTGCTGGTGGATGCCATCAACACCAACGTGAACGCCTGGGCCTACCCCGCACAGTTGGCCGGGCTGGATTACAGCATCTATCCCCACCTTCGCGGCATCACCATCCGGGTTGGCGGCTACAGCGACAAACTGCACACACTGATGGCACGTCTGTTGACCCAGGTAGCGGAGCCAGAGCTCACCGAGCAACGGTTCAACATTGCCCGCCAGAAAATGATTGACCGGCTGCTGAACAAAGCCAAGGAGCGCCCGGTTCAACAGACGTCCGAATTCATCCAGACCCTGCTGATCGAAGGTGCCTGGAGCACGGAGGACAAACTCCGGGCGGCCCGGGAAGTCACCCTGGATGAGCTCAGATCCTTTGCCGATGCCTTCCTGGCGCAGGTTGACCCGGTTCTTCTCACCCACGGCAACATGAGTTACGCCTCGGCACTCAACCTCACCAAACGGGTTCACGCCATGGTGCTGGATGAAAGTGAGCTGGTAACCGTGGAGCGCAGCACCTTACGGTCGCTGCCGGAAGACGAGACGTCACTGCCACTGGAGGTAGACCACCCGGATACCGGTTACACCCTTTATGTACAGGGCCGCAATACCAGCTTCGAGGAACGGGCCGTCTTCCGCCTGCTGGGTCAGATTATCAGCAGCCCCTTCTACGAAGAACTTCGCACCAACCGCCAGCTTGGCTACATCGTCTACGCCACGCCCTTCGAGATGCTGGAAACACCGGCACTGGGCTTTGTAGTCCAGTCTCCGGAGGCCAGCAGTGAGCAGATCGACAAGGCAGTGCAAGAGTTCTCGAAAACTTTCAGGGGCACCCTGTCAGAAATGTCTGAACAGGATCTGCAACGGGAGAAACAGGCGGTCCTCAGCAAGTTGATGGAACAGGACCGTCGCCTGGGCGAGATATCGGAGCGTTACTGGCGCGAAATCGACCGGGGCGAGACCGGCTTTGATTCACGGGAGAAATTGGCGGAGGCCATTAACGGCGTAAGTCGTGAGACCCTGATCGAAACCCTGGAAAACCAGGTGATCGAACGGCAAAAAGCCCTGCGCGTGTTCACCGTCGGCGACGCTCCGAATAACACCACCGCCATCGAACAACTGATGCAACGCCCCACGGTACCCGAGGCCTGA
- a CDS encoding sensor domain-containing protein, which yields MSDKAARNAISAPGFLSGGGEMGALIRQHDWRKSPLGSPHHWPQSLRTAVRLMLNIEQPIMIFWGQDAACLYNDAFRQALGPEHPPYSLGRPAREIWKSAWPIIGKGVEQVMKGKGPVEQLNHNLPSTRYGQQKDGYWTCSFIPLEDDNAPRGIGGVLSVCTEATDQICAQPALDTNSDYLSQMFNRASAFMVFLSGPDHRYEIANPSHAQLIGHRPVLGKTIREALPDVVEQGFVDILDQVYATGTSYRANNVKYDVQVTPGGPVNEHIINFVYQPVWGPDGKVSGIFAEGTDVTDQVLTQEELKRVNRALADTLNHQKASERRNSFRLKLTDSLRSLVDPDEITAAATALLGQFLGVTRVFYGDVSKSGETVTVRPGWTRKGAASMVGDELPLEEFGPVVAAQIRAGEVFVLGDVLADERSADYANAYLERGIKSVLAVPVMKAGSLRVLLGVHDSVVHHWTTKEIALAEDVVDRTWAAVESARAQAELRRERDHSRYILNSMTEGFAAMSADWTMTHFNAEAERISQQPAAEVIGRNHWDVWPEQQGTEVEALYTRVRETGRPATMELLLATPDGNQRWLEIRAYPALAGGLAVFFRDITERKRADEEIRHASLHDPLTGLPNRAMLFEYAAHMLPHNLRTSQCAAVLFLDLDRFKPINDTHGHDIGDKVLKEISSRLTRSLRAEDLVVRMGGDEFVVLLQDINVPADAGDLALHIIRKINEPYQVEELALSVSTSIGISIFPRDGEDIDTLVSHADAAMYQAKQGGSNDFRFYSSAFTAGINRQNSIEQELKMALHNHAFHLFYQPVIDIHTYEVVSVEALLRLGNEEIGPELFVPIAEATGIINPIGRWVLQEAIRQSHAWAANGLAAIPISVNVSAVEFRDRDFIGHFEQLLQEHAIHPAMLQLELTETAVMYDLDEAISVLTRLRALGIAILLDDFGTGHSSLAHLTRLPLDKIKIDKSFIFQLEQDTSSRAVTDSMLALGNTLELEVVAEGIETAEALDYLRSRGCRQAQGFFFCRPMSGEDFASWYRTRRIGSA from the coding sequence ATGTCAGATAAAGCAGCCAGGAACGCAATCTCCGCACCTGGATTCCTCTCAGGTGGGGGCGAGATGGGTGCGCTGATACGCCAACATGATTGGCGCAAGAGCCCCCTTGGCTCACCTCACCATTGGCCGCAATCTCTTCGCACTGCCGTGCGCCTCATGCTTAATATTGAACAACCGATAATGATCTTCTGGGGTCAGGACGCGGCGTGCCTCTATAACGACGCTTTCCGGCAGGCGCTGGGGCCCGAACACCCCCCCTACTCTCTGGGTCGGCCAGCAAGAGAGATATGGAAAAGCGCCTGGCCCATCATTGGCAAAGGCGTTGAACAGGTCATGAAGGGCAAAGGCCCGGTCGAACAGCTAAACCATAACCTCCCCTCTACCCGCTACGGCCAGCAAAAAGACGGTTACTGGACCTGCAGTTTCATTCCACTTGAGGACGACAATGCTCCCCGGGGTATTGGTGGTGTTCTTTCTGTCTGCACTGAAGCGACGGACCAGATATGCGCCCAGCCTGCGCTCGATACCAATTCCGATTATCTGAGCCAGATGTTCAACCGTGCCTCCGCTTTCATGGTTTTTCTGAGTGGCCCGGACCATCGATACGAGATCGCCAATCCCAGCCATGCGCAGTTAATCGGCCATCGACCAGTGTTGGGGAAAACCATCAGAGAAGCACTGCCGGATGTGGTTGAACAGGGTTTCGTGGATATTCTGGATCAGGTATACGCTACCGGCACTTCTTATAGAGCAAACAACGTAAAGTACGATGTACAGGTGACGCCCGGGGGTCCGGTTAATGAGCACATCATTAACTTTGTATATCAACCCGTCTGGGGGCCGGACGGTAAAGTCAGCGGCATTTTCGCAGAGGGCACAGATGTCACCGATCAGGTTCTGACCCAGGAGGAGCTGAAACGGGTCAACCGTGCATTGGCTGATACTCTGAACCACCAGAAAGCAAGCGAGCGGCGGAATAGTTTTCGTTTGAAATTAACAGACAGCCTTCGTTCGCTCGTTGATCCCGATGAGATTACTGCTGCCGCCACGGCATTATTAGGCCAGTTTCTGGGTGTCACCCGGGTATTCTACGGGGATGTTTCAAAGTCCGGCGAAACCGTAACGGTGAGGCCCGGATGGACAAGAAAAGGCGCAGCCTCAATGGTTGGGGACGAGTTGCCGCTGGAAGAATTCGGCCCGGTGGTCGCAGCTCAAATTCGCGCGGGAGAGGTGTTTGTTCTCGGCGATGTCCTCGCTGACGAACGCTCGGCCGACTATGCCAACGCCTACCTGGAGCGGGGTATAAAGTCGGTTCTGGCGGTACCCGTCATGAAAGCCGGCTCCTTGCGGGTACTGCTGGGGGTTCATGACTCGGTAGTCCATCACTGGACCACAAAGGAAATTGCCCTGGCTGAAGACGTGGTAGACCGGACCTGGGCTGCTGTTGAATCTGCCCGTGCGCAGGCGGAGCTTCGCCGGGAACGGGACCACAGCCGATACATTCTGAACAGCATGACCGAAGGCTTTGCCGCAATGTCCGCCGACTGGACGATGACCCATTTCAATGCCGAGGCGGAACGCATCAGCCAACAACCCGCTGCTGAGGTTATCGGTAGAAACCATTGGGACGTTTGGCCGGAGCAGCAAGGCACAGAGGTTGAAGCGTTGTATACCCGGGTCAGAGAGACCGGAAGGCCGGCCACAATGGAATTATTACTTGCAACCCCCGACGGTAACCAGAGATGGCTGGAAATAAGAGCTTACCCGGCTCTTGCCGGCGGGCTTGCGGTTTTTTTCAGGGATATAACCGAGCGCAAACGGGCCGACGAAGAAATACGGCACGCGTCATTGCACGACCCGTTAACGGGTCTGCCGAACCGGGCCATGTTGTTCGAATATGCCGCCCATATGTTGCCCCACAATCTGCGAACCTCGCAGTGCGCTGCGGTACTGTTTCTTGATCTGGACCGTTTCAAGCCTATTAATGACACTCACGGACACGACATAGGCGATAAGGTGCTCAAGGAAATATCCAGCAGGCTTACCCGCAGCCTACGCGCCGAAGACCTGGTGGTTCGAATGGGCGGCGACGAGTTCGTGGTTCTGTTACAGGATATCAACGTGCCTGCCGACGCCGGAGATTTGGCCCTTCATATCATCAGAAAAATCAACGAACCTTATCAGGTGGAAGAGTTGGCGCTGTCAGTTTCAACCTCCATTGGAATCAGCATTTTTCCCCGGGATGGCGAAGACATTGATACGCTGGTGAGCCATGCCGATGCTGCAATGTATCAGGCTAAACAGGGCGGCAGTAACGATTTTCGGTTCTATTCTTCAGCCTTTACCGCCGGAATCAATCGACAGAACAGCATTGAACAGGAGCTGAAAATGGCGCTCCATAATCATGCTTTCCACCTGTTCTACCAACCCGTAATCGACATTCATACCTATGAGGTGGTTAGTGTCGAGGCCCTGCTCCGGCTAGGTAATGAGGAGATAGGCCCAGAGCTATTCGTTCCTATTGCGGAGGCCACGGGTATTATCAATCCCATAGGGCGCTGGGTACTTCAGGAGGCAATCCGCCAATCCCATGCATGGGCTGCCAATGGGCTGGCAGCCATTCCAATTTCAGTGAACGTGTCGGCTGTAGAATTCCGTGATCGGGACTTTATTGGTCACTTCGAACAACTCCTCCAAGAGCATGCCATCCACCCGGCCATGTTGCAGTTAGAACTCACAGAAACCGCGGTAATGTACGACCTTGACGAGGCAATCTCTGTCCTGACGCGGCTGAGGGCCTTGGGCATTGCCATCTTGCTGGATGATTTTGGGACCGGACATTCCAGCTTGGCACACTTGACACGCCTGCCGTTGGATAAAATCAAAATCGATAAGTCGTTTATCTTCCAGCTTGAACAGGACACAAGCAGCCGGGCCGTTACAGATTCAATGCTGGCTCTTGGGAACACTCTGGAACTGGAAGTTGTCGCCGAAGGTATAGAAACGGCCGAAGCCCTAGACTATCTGCGTTCACGCGGTTGCCGGCAGGCACAGGGCTTCTTTTTCTGTCGGCCCATGTCCGGGGAGGATTTCGCGTCCTGGTACCGGACTCGAAGGATTGGCTCAGCATAA